The DNA sequence CTCACCTACAAGCAGAAGAGGTATTTTTAAgggttttgccttcatttaATAACAGACCTGATTTCTTAAAAACGTTGTTTTTTCTAACAAATGCttctaatgcatttttttttgtttttccaaaggGGGATTGAAAATTAAAACGTTGACTCCATCCATGAACAATTCATGCTACATTAGCAGCCCAATCAAAAACATTCAGGACAGCTTTGGGATACTCATGCAGGCAAATTATGAAGCAAAAGAACTCAAAGCTGTAGTTTcacaataacagacaaaaaGGTGGCATTTATATAATTAGACAGGAACCTTATATTGATAGTAAGCGAAAATTACAATTTGGACTTTTTAGGCTTTTTAGGATTATAAACAACTGCATGGagttttcttaatttaaaatttaagcAACTTCAGAGAGTTAACTCGATTATTTAAACTGATAACAGAAACACTGACTCTTGctaaattaccaaaaaaaattatttttaactaaCTAACTTCTATCTTGGTCACATAATTGTAAAATTgctaatttaacaaaatatattgAAAACAACACGCAAACACGTACGGTAAATGTTTTCAACCCCCCTTTGAAAGAAAAGGTTAAACTCTTACAAATGTGGGGTTTGTGTCTGTCCTCTAAACATCACTGTCTttccatcactgtgtgtgtgaataacacgatttatctttttgttctgttttctttctttgaaggAAAAAGAgctttcattttgattttgcagTAAGGTATTGTTGTCGATTGAGTTTGTTTCTCACCTAGCCTAGTGATTCATGTGCTTTTTGTATGTTGGAGCCATTTCCCCTTGAAACTTCTCAGCCTTTCTTGGAGCTTGCCACTTTTTACAGCTGACTAGAAagtattattttttcttctccctaTTAACATCCAGAGCCCTGAGCTTTCAAGAGATGAGATCTAATTCTCCCTAACACAgctcagaatttaaaaaaaacggaGACAGTTCGGTTTGAGATTTCTTGAGCAAATTAAAGCTGCACCAGGTCAATGTTTTATCACCTGAGATAAGAGAAGGAAtatgttataaaataaagtaattagaTTTTTAGATGGTCTAGTGATTACTAACCGGCCAGACAAATGTCAGGGTTTCAAGATTTTGGGGTCAAATGCAAAATGATCTGGTGCAGCTTTAATCGCTCAGCAAGTACTCCACATTTAAAGGCTTCTGCTTCTTAAAGGTGTAGTTCATTTTGGTAAATATGCTCATTTGCTTTCCTGGTGACATGTAATGAATTGGTGAAAATAATGCTACCCTCGTATTACGTCATTGAATGTGAGGGTACAGCCAGCAGCCTATTAGGTTCATACTTCAGCATACAGACATGAGAGTGGGATTCATCTTCTAATTTGCAGGAAAGCAAAtaagctgtttttttcattttatgtcaaaCTACCTTTAATGCTCAATGTGTGGGTCGTGCTACAAAGACAAGCTGGTCAGAAATTCAACCTAGTGTGTGTACAGGTCTTGTTGTGGTATCCACAGGCATTTTGACAAAGATGGATAATTCTGAGGGCAGTTTTCACTAATAAGCTATCAAATGTCTGATGAAGAGAAATATGCTGAATAAGTGGCAGGACACCAAATATCAACTCTATCCTACttcctttttttggttttttttcctccctgctgTTTCCTCTCTCATCTCCATGTGCTTCTGGCAATTCGTGTCTATGTTTCTCTTATTCATCCCGAGTGATGTAGAAAAAGCCTGCACAGTGTTAGTAAAGCCACAGTGTCAAAGTGCTGCTAACACTCTCTTCTATAATTTTGTTAGCCTTCAGGATCAGTGTATTCTAGTAGCTTAGTCTAATACCAAcaataaatgtatcattattTATTGTCTTAATGCTAGTGggcatgttttaaatgttttaaaaaacatttttaaatacatataaagaaaatatgtaatGCAAACCAATAAGCAGTACAATTGCAGTACAAATGCAACAGagctgagtgtgtttgtattgcATGTGGTGCGAAACTTCTGTTCTGCTACATTAAGCATCAACTAATGTAAACCATTATAATGaattttcaattaattaaaataaatgttttcctgcAATTTAGTAGCAatattcatgaaaaatattttgtgaaaaacTTGATTTAGAAAGGCTTTATTGATTATGCTGGCAATTTGTTTGcattatataatgtaaaaattgtattttgggCTGTGATTTTCTGTAATATACACAAAAGGTAGCATTTAATCTAAATGCAGAATTAGTATTGACAGAGATGCAGGACTTGACCTGAGAGCATGCCTTATGCACATAGATAAACTGTCCTTTCACATAGATTAATATGCATGTGCACCTTTCAACTGATGACATCACATACGTAACCCAGTTTGTGGCAGAAGTCCTGTATTCTGCCATAATCACTCACGTGCCAGGCGGACATCTGGCTGTCTGTCTCTGGCTGCTCTAAAGCTGAGCAGAAATGTGTTATGTTGGGAAAACAagcccttctctctctctctctctctctctctcctctgtagTCTCTCTGTTTCTTCCCTGGGGGGGCGATGGCAGGTTTCTTCAAGGCAAGAGCAACAACCTTTCATGTTATCAGTCGTCTTGACATTTAGAAATCATAGACCTTCGGTACTGTAGAACTCCATTTAGGCTATTTTTCTGGCCACTGCCAGTAAAATAGTTCATACTGTGGAAGGCTTGTAAGTGAACTGTAGTCATGCACCGCCACTTACAGGTTGTGCATGGAACCAAAGAGGTTTTTTGGATTGAGGTTGGTGCTCTTCCTTCTCATCCACTTCTTTATGGTAGCTTATTCGTTGCCCTGGTGGACTTGCTGCCCCTTGAATGCCCTTCTGACTGTGGTTTGGTACATCCAGTCTGTCTCTGAAATGATTGGATTGGCCATGACTTTATCgagtgtttgcatgttttcttgcTGCATCTTCAGCTACAATCGGGCCTGCAGTCCAAAAGCAAACCTGTTTTAATTGAGATGGAAATTCTGGCAGTAAGTGCAGCATGCTGTGGTGATTCTGCTTGTGGGAAGAGAAACTTGCATACACTCTATGCAATGGAAGACGACTGTATTTCCAGATGAGAAACTCTGGAAATCATCACCATTAATTACTAGGTGTCAATGCTACTAACTGTAGATACTGTCTTTGAATCGTATTCTTTTATGATATTTTACTTTTCGCGTTAACTTattgttgtttctcttttatcGTGATATGGTTATTTTCTTGCCTCCTTTTAACATGACCTCTGCTTTGGCTTCTGCTGCCTCACCCACAGCCCTGATGAGGACTCCTGTCAAAAGTTCATCCCTTTCATTGGGGCAAGTATCCTTCTCTTCCTTAACAATCAGCTGTAAATGGCTTCAGCCTTAGTTCAGCTGCTGTTGAATCTGTTGGATGTAGAATTAGTGGTTTAAAGAAGCATCtttcccctctttctttttaattcctCAGACGGTGAAAGTTGGTATTGTGGAGCAAACGTCTGCAACATCAGGTAAGCTTGTCGTGGTATAATTTACAGTATAAGatgtttaaagacatttaaagacaagTACGTCctataaaaaacagtttttgcatttgttgCGTATAATAGCTGTATCCTGCAAGTGTTTCAGTATGTTGTCAACGAAATTGTTAATTTCTTAGATTTACCCGTCTTCTCAGTGCATTAATAggcaacaataaaaagtaaCTTTGGATGCACAAATTAGATATCAGTGATCTGTGCTGTATAACCATAACCTGCATGACTGAGAATCATGTTATAGATTTGGCATTTGAGTTATGAtacattcttgatttttttttttaatgtaaattagGACATCATCTAGTTACACAccactaatttaatttaagattATCTTGTGCTGAATAGGTTGCATGTTTTATGATgattcaaaataattttgcatCCAGCTGCCCATTGCCCACTATTACTCATAGCTTGTTTGCAGAATCACCTTGTGTATTGCTCCCTCTCCCAGGAGACTCTGATGATGCAGCACCCCAGGGTTCTTTGCTGCTCTCCTCCACCCCTCCACAAGTATCACCTGCATTTAAAGAAGTATCCCTCACCCCACCCTCATCTCCCTCCATCAATTCCAGCTTCTGTGCTTACAGGTATAATGTGATGCCTGGTGAGAAAACCTTTTTGACTTGTGTCCATAAAGCCTTTTTTGGGGCATTTTCTGTAATTACAATGCAATTTGTCCCTGATAGACTCAGATTTAGATAATTAAAACCTTTAATTATAGTTcattacattttagattttaggtACAAAGTATTcactttgctgttttgttttctgtagttCTGGTGGCCAGGCAGAGCTTATGGGACTTCAGGTGGACTATTGGGTGGCTccaacagaaaagaagaaagatgtgGAGAAGCGGGACTCCTCCtccaaaaacacactgaagtgCAATTTCCGATCGCTGCAGGTCAGCCGGCTGCCACTGGGGGGTGCAGAGCTGAGTCTGCAGCCCACCATGTCCATGACTGTGGTGACCAAGGAGAAGAATAAGAAAGGTGTGCTGATCAGGTGGACGTGCACatgcatcattttgtttttgtttttttcgaTTATGACACCATGTATTACTTACTGATCAGTGGATAAATGAAGataaaagggaaataaattCCTCTTGTAAGTGAACGTTGGAGTTGAGGTCAGATGACAGCACCTCAGGGTGCAAAAAGAGTGTGTAGCTCTCATTTTGTCACAACTTGTGCCTCTGTTGTTTCATTCTGCCAGTCATGTTCCTGccaaaaaagagcaaagacaaGGAGGTGGAGTCGAAGAGTCAAGTGATCGAAGGCATCAGCCGGCTCATCTGCACTGCCAAGCACCAGCAGACCATGCTGAGAGGTAATCCATGCACAGATCTCCTGCCCCAGTGCATCCTCCAGCACGACTGTTTATAGGTGTCTTTAGAGAGATCGTGGATGTCTTAGTGATCTGTTTTGTTGTAGTTAAAGACAATTAAAACATAAAGACTTAGCTGTCCCCTACACAGAATCAAGCTTAGGAGGCCTCTGCTATTTTTTCCGAGTGAGCAAACATTACTGGGTTGATTTGAACGGATAAGTGGGATCTCTGTAattccatttcaaattaaatatgaCTCCtgactgtttattaaaaaaaatgcagaacaaAACTTTCCTAATAGGAAATAATACGAGGGCAAAGGCAGATCAAGTAAatcatacacatactgtatatatctgCAGGTTCACATGAATACTCATACGAAAGATGCATTCGTTTGTTCACGATAAAGTGTCATTCAttacaacagtgtgtgttttgtggctCCCCCTCCTGCAGTGCTGATTGATGGCGTCGAGTGGAATGATGTCAAGTTTTTTCAGCTGGCAGCACAGTGGTCCTCCCACGTCAAACATTTCCCTATCGGGATCTTTGGACACTCTAAAGCCCCTTACCTCACCTAAGAGACTGTGGACAGCTCTCCCTTTTCTCCAATCTCTTTCATGCCAACCGCTCCTAACCCCCGTCCTtatatcatcttttttttttctgctgtcttAATTTAAGCTCCTGCTTTCCACTTTTGCATTTGGTCCATTATTTaatcttttgcatttttgtttgtttttttttttattttttttttatatttatgttcaaATGTCTTAAGGCAAAGCTACCAAGGCAATATTTCTTTactctgctttttaaaagaaaaatcctgctgatgttttatagaattcaaaaaaaaaaaaaaaacaacacaagatttagaaatgacatttaacttttaacatAGTGcaccagtttttttatttggtaaagTTGGTTTTGAGCACTTGCCCAgcacaattaattaaaatttaaaaaaaaaacaagagcagcTGCCTTTTAATAAAGTGGAAGAGATGATAGTCATCAGTCTTTCCAACCATGAAGACGACATTTTGGATTGTCCATTCATCCAGActgaaggagggaaaaaaaaaaaaagacctttggACTTCTGCACCCAATTAATGTGCAATAAACTAGATACTGTGTGAATGCGATCCTGAATAATAACCTGGCACTGTTAGAAGATTACACACTGCTCTCAGTTGTGGTTTTCACGCAACGTAAACTCTTCTGTTCGTCCTCCTCCTGGTAAACTGGCCTGAAGTTTGAAGAGTTCTGCTTCAAAATGTGACCTAAAATGTCAATAAGTAACCTGCATTTTGTAAATGATTAATAGCACAAAATGAACGAATTTTCTGATGGCTGTGCAAACATAAGAgaatatataatgtttttttttttccttttcaaaaatgcacttatttgcttttttgctaAGGCTAAGCTAGCTAAAAGGCTACACACCACTCTCATGTCTGTATGGTAAATATGAGCTACAGCTAGCTTAGCTTAGCCTCAAGAGTGAAAAGTGGGGGAAACAGCttcattaaaacacatgttGTTCTGCTGTGGTTTAGCTAGAAATAGTCTGGCACATAAATTTGAAATAATCACAGCTTGATGTGTTTTACACTCTGTCTTGGATATAGATcacaagaaatatttttttcactttcagacAGAGCTATGCTAGCAGTTCCCCACCTTTtaagtctttatgctaagctaagctaacctgGCTCTGATCAAAAGTACCAACATCTGTCAGCCCGCATCTAAATTGCTCACTATTTAAACACATTAGCTCTTATTTCTCTTTTGCAATTCAAATGAAACCCGAGCCAGCCCAGCTGTTTCCTAGCTAAATGTCCACTGTATCGCTACCCAAAATGAGCAAAGTAAACTCTTCTTCCTCAAGCCCCACACTCCATGTTttgctattaaaataaaaacaaaaaacaaaaagcaattgTTACTTTTGCCAAAGGAAACACTCATCAGCTGCAGCTCACTCATACCTGTGTGGTGTTATAGAAGCCTTCATAAAGTAGAAGTGAATGTATTGAAGGTACCttaatgtaaagcacttttcaATGTTTCAGCAACAGCACAACAGTGGTGACATTGCATATGGTTGATATGCAAAACAAACCAAGTATCTGTACTTTCTCAGTGCTGTCTAATTTCACTTTACGCTTAGTGTGAAGCTTCATTGAACTACGTAGATTTCAGTTTATTAATCTGTGAGGCTAGCCTAGAATATACGTGATGctaacatttcaaaaatgttccGTCAGTAGAGTCTGCTCAATCTTTAGTTGGCCGTGAAGCATTGAACTAAACCGTATTTTGCTAAAATTTCTGTCAATAGCAATTTCATCATAACTTTTGCCAACTTCTTAATAAGTGCCTAAATTGCTTAGTTTTGACAAATCGATGTGAATTAATATCCCTGGCTAACATGGTGCTGATTCCAGTCTGACGACGACAAAAACATCTCAACACAGTGCATCGATTtcgattttgttttttataccAATTGCAGTCGAGCCTGCTTATGAAAAGGGAGGGAAAATGACAGTCAGGTTTGAATTGATTAAATGTACACTACAGCCCCTTCATGTTGagcttacatttgttttttctgtataaAAGATGTTCTGGTTTTTATGTTGTGTCAGGAAAAGCTCGTTAAAAATGTTCCTCTAAAGACTACCACTGTAATCCCAAATGCTGGgagtaataaaactaaaatgtactCTTCTTTCCATGTGTGAGTTACTATGACATTTAGCTTACTGAACAATTGTGTTACATCGTTGGTGTGGAGGCGATTTAGCAAAATGAAATCCCAACGGTCTTTTCCTAAGTTGAATCTTGGAACATTACATCGCGAACAGAGACAGACTGAAAGGGTTCAGTTTTCCTCCACGGCTCCAAACAAGGCCTGACGAAAGGAACGAAGGTTTAAGTGAGTGAATCTCACAATAAAAACGGAAAGATCAGAAATCATCCTTCGAGCTTGGCTGAGTCCAATACGTTTCTAGCTTCTTTGTACTCCTCTGAGTCGGCCAATTCCTCTTCCGTTTCCTGGAGAGACACAAACaattgcaaacacacaacatactgCTGAAATAAAGTATTAAAGCTGCCTAGTTAAGAAGAAATccagaaacatttttcaaatataaaaaagttaaaccAACCGGTTTTGCTGTCAGTTCATTGTCATAACATTAATTCTCTGAGGTCACATTCTAGTCATGTCTAATCATGATACTGGGATCTAAATGTAGCAGTTAAAGGTTGAATTGCAGGATAATGTGACTGTGTGGTGCTTGTGTCCTTTAATCAAGTGTGAAAGTTCCTGTGGTACTGATGAGCGTCTCCATATGCACCTCTGTCTAAAGTAAGAGAAGTAGGGTGTGGATGAATGACGACAAGGGGACATGTTGCTAATTCTAGCGTCCGGCTCTAATGTGACAGCTGCCTGACAGTTTCTCTGTATTGAGACATGCATACTTGTTTGCTTCTCATCATATGTCTTAATGGGATTAGTGCCCTCTGTGCTTGTACAGACctgaacatattttaatatttagttcaCAGAAACCACAAATCCATGGCAATAAGCAGATGTTTTAGACATCTGGCCATATGAAAAGGAAACCAGAGAAATTAGTGGTTTACTGTCGTGTTGTGAGAGGAATGATCTTGATGGTGCTTCCATGTGTAACTTACAAGTAACTGAGACAAATCTGCGTGTGCTACAGCCAGACGGCGATGGCAGTCTGGGATCATCATTCTGGACTCCTGCAACACTTCCATCTGAAACcacacagaaaccacatcagTGTCATCACCACCTTCATTACATCAGAATTCCAAACCACTGTAGACAGTATAACAATCCCCTCAGCTAACGTGCATGTTCATTTACAGCATTTCACTGTAGCCTTGTTGCTGACAATGACGTGATGTGTGTCCCACATACACATTGCTGTGGTTGACATCTAACAATCCGGCAGTATGAAAAATGTTATTGAGTTATCGATCGGGCAGAGAGTTTGGCAGCAGGGGACCACCTCGCTGCGACTGCACACTTAGATTAGTAGGTGTATTAATAGGCTAATTAGTAGTAAACAACGTACAACTGAGGATGATAGACCTGAAATTTAGTCATAATTCAAAATATTTGACAGATTTGACGTCATTACACTTCATCCTCACAGTTTATGACAAACATTGTAAATACATCTCACCCAAAATCCCAAATTTCCACCTCATGAGGACAAAGTCAGTAGAGTCCATCCACTAAATTGTACAATGAAGTTTGTGTACGTCCACTGATGAccctttaaaaagttaaaaacgtTGCAGACACTTTTCACAAACCGTTAAAGAGCTTTAAGATGGCATTAATACATCAACAAGGTGTCACACAAAGTTTCAAACccgacattgtttttttctagtGCACACGATGGGTGGGGGCaagcacacagagaaaacagtgcAGGATATGGGCCAGTGATCTGTTAAGGACACCAAATTACCAGCATGTGTCAGTACTTATCAAACTCCTCTAAAGTAACATGATTACATCTGCATCAAGCAAATTACAAAATCACTAATGATCCTCCTCTCAAAACTATAATTCTTCCTCATCGTCATGGACTGAGCTCACATGAACAAGAGGCTACTCAAGTCATCGAGATACAATTCACTACCTAACAATGAGGGTAAAAACTGTTTGCTTACTATGGGAATTTAAAGTAAGACACATTTGTTATACAATATCCAGGAAGTGAAAGACTCATGTAGAGGTGATTTTACTCGTATTTaatggtccaacaattattcAACCCCCAGATCATTGAACGTTTTTTTGTATTCTACAAttccacaaacacattcacgAAACAACtccatcaaacaagtttctcaaagtgattCCTAATGCCACAGAACACATTTCTCAAAGTCTGGTTAAATCCACAGAACACTGTTAGAAACCACGTGCCTCCACAGCCTTGTTGCGGTCTCGACgatcttgtagtcagttcctttgctccagttactgtcGCTCTTGTAACAAAACCATTGGTATACATCGTTTCCTTGACAACTAGTTAataaacttaaaaggtaaactcaAGGCAAAACATAAAAGGCAAACgtcaaagccaaaaaaaaaggaaaccctggttggctcatagaACTCATACCTGTTTCCTGATGACATAATCATCCCCTGCCTCTGCTTTCAGGCGCTGAAccttctcctcctgctgctttGCTTCAGTTTTGTATGCAAACTCCTCTTTCACCAGCCTGTAGAGAACAGGAAGAGAGGAATACACAGTTCATCCTTACAGGCAGTCACACGGTGTCGTGCCATCAAACATGACGTAAATGCACAGGTTTCTCAGACTGATAATACAGGGCAAACCACAAAAAGGGGGGCTGTGATGGTCACCTTTTCTTTACAATGGTATCTATCTTCATTCTCTGCAACGTTTCTCTGACTAAGGGGACACAGTGAGATCATCTGAGAACTCCATTATATAAaaagggagaaggagaaaaggggaaaataagATTTAAAGGAGGGATGGTGGGCTTAGGTGAAACACTGGATAGAGGGGAAACAAGATTatgaagaaacagaaagcaatgaGTTTGTACGTTTAAAGCAAAAGCCTTGATTAAAGGTTCGTGTCATGGTTGTACATCTTGATCAAGAGCAAGTGACATGtagtacccccccccccccccctttaatGTACCAGCAAACTTTatctgccatttaaaaaaagtttttacagtattaaaaataaCGTTTCTTCATCTATATCAAAGACTTTATCTTGTATGTAGACTTTATATAGACTTGGATAAGACTTTATCTTCAGGCATTagttgaaaatgctttttaaaaagatatgtCAGATGCTTGGAGCAACCTACCTACCAAGTACCATGAAAAGCTATATGAAAGAATGAATGTTAATCTTTCTAGGACGTTAATGTTTCTCATTAATATACTCGACAGTTTCGGCAACAATACTAGCCAAGAAGGCAAGCGCTTCTTAGCGTTGTGTTACCCATCAAGCTAACAGGCAGCTAGCATCGTTCAAGCAACAGTAGCTGTCGGCTCAATATGAACTTTTATTATATTGCAACGTTATTTCTACTGTTGGGGATCTTGCATTATTGTACTAGACGGCTTAAGAAGCCAAACGTAGCTATACATGAAACGCAAACacagttttaccttttaacGATTCCTGTTTTAATCTTAATTTGCCGTATCCTAGGATCAGCCATGGTCGTAAGCTAT is a window from the Channa argus isolate prfri chromosome 16, Channa argus male v1.0, whole genome shotgun sequence genome containing:
- the LOC137101193 gene encoding tubulin-specific chaperone A-like isoform X2 produces the protein MADPRIRQIKIKTGIVKRLVKEEFAYKTEAKQQEEKVQRLKAEAGDDYVIRKQMEVLQESRMMIPDCHRRLAVAHADLSQLLETEEELADSEEYKEARNVLDSAKLEG
- the LOC137101193 gene encoding tubulin-specific chaperone A-like isoform X1 — encoded protein: MADPRIRQIKIKTGIVKRLVKEEFAYKTEAKQQEEKVQRLKAEAGDDYVIRKQMEVLQESRMMIPDCHRRLAVAHADLSQLLYVVCLQLFVSLQETEEELADSEEYKEARNVLDSAKLEG